The following are encoded together in the Kribbella sp. CA-293567 genome:
- a CDS encoding helix-turn-helix domain-containing protein — translation MTSTPVKQARAALGARLRELRVDAKLTGRALAALHGWHFTKISKIESGTTNPSADDITAWCQSCGAVDQAADLIATARAIESMYVEWQRHMRAGLKHYQSTPVPLYERTKLFRIYENTVLPGLFHTAEYSATILRFWNDFLNLSSDLDEAVATRMERQRILYTGNRRFVFVLEEQTLRTRIGDADVMLGQLDRLLAVMSLPRVSLGIIPAGAERQCLTQGSFWIFDEDRVQVETVSAGLDIVQPREIEIHVRAFSLLQKSAVYGATARQLVSQAVTDLQEG, via the coding sequence TTGACCAGTACACCAGTCAAGCAGGCCCGGGCAGCCTTAGGAGCCCGCCTCCGAGAGCTTCGCGTTGATGCGAAGCTGACGGGGCGGGCTCTTGCTGCCCTGCACGGCTGGCACTTCACCAAGATCAGCAAGATCGAGAGCGGTACGACGAATCCCAGCGCCGACGACATCACCGCCTGGTGCCAGTCCTGCGGCGCCGTCGACCAGGCCGCCGACCTGATCGCAACAGCTCGAGCAATCGAGTCCATGTACGTCGAGTGGCAACGCCACATGCGCGCCGGCCTGAAGCACTACCAGAGCACACCAGTGCCGCTGTACGAACGAACCAAGCTGTTCAGGATCTACGAGAACACCGTGTTGCCCGGCCTGTTTCACACGGCCGAGTACTCCGCAACGATTCTCCGGTTCTGGAACGACTTTCTGAACCTGTCCAGCGACCTGGATGAGGCGGTCGCGACCAGGATGGAACGTCAGCGGATTCTCTACACCGGCAACCGCCGGTTCGTCTTCGTACTCGAAGAGCAGACCCTACGGACTCGCATCGGTGACGCAGACGTCATGCTGGGCCAGCTCGACCGCCTGCTTGCCGTCATGTCGCTTCCCCGCGTGAGCCTCGGAATCATCCCGGCCGGCGCAGAGCGTCAGTGCCTCACCCAGGGAAGTTTCTGGATATTCGACGAAGACCGAGTCCAGGTCGAAACCGTCTCGGCTGGCCTGGACATCGTCCAGCCACGAGAGATCGAGATCCACGTCAGGGCGTTCTCGCTCCTGCAGAAATCAGCCGTCTATGGGGCGACGGCGCGCCAACTCGTGTCCCAAGCGGTGACTGACCTTCAGGAAGGCTGA
- a CDS encoding DUF6284 family protein, which yields MNIIPLQAASRQEPTAAELVEIEQEWPLIAAELDLLDAEIAYITAGPNVSVLDRRRVRRAERRVLDVSCELAHGDIISEVVA from the coding sequence GTGAACATCATCCCTCTCCAAGCCGCATCCAGGCAGGAACCGACTGCGGCTGAGTTGGTTGAAATCGAGCAAGAGTGGCCGCTGATCGCGGCCGAGCTGGACCTGTTGGACGCCGAGATCGCCTACATCACCGCTGGACCGAACGTGTCGGTTCTAGATCGGCGGCGGGTGCGTCGGGCTGAGCGTCGCGTCCTTGACGTGAGTTGCGAGCTGGCGCACGGCGACATCATTTCGGAGGTCGTAGCGTGA
- a CDS encoding GNAT family N-acetyltransferase, with protein sequence MLIKLDESYRPLVHKVRDDAGEWLSTKGTDQYRGGLDMSQVHANIDRDFDAFEFVGWKVAGQVVAMLAIIDPEAEFWTAEELAEPQTYISRFFVVEHGKGYGSALLRAVIDSARTQGKHWVRLNCWSTNTRLHEYYLQHGFQHVRTCDIPGRMSGALFQKDLRSS encoded by the coding sequence ATGCTGATCAAACTCGATGAGTCGTACCGTCCACTGGTCCACAAGGTTCGGGACGATGCGGGCGAGTGGCTATCCACTAAGGGAACCGACCAGTATCGCGGCGGCCTCGATATGTCGCAGGTCCACGCGAATATCGATCGGGACTTCGACGCCTTCGAATTCGTGGGCTGGAAGGTGGCCGGCCAAGTTGTCGCGATGCTGGCGATCATCGATCCGGAGGCGGAGTTCTGGACGGCGGAAGAGTTGGCTGAGCCGCAGACCTATATCAGCCGATTCTTCGTTGTAGAGCACGGAAAGGGCTACGGATCGGCCCTACTGCGCGCGGTCATCGACAGTGCGCGAACCCAAGGCAAGCATTGGGTCCGGCTCAACTGCTGGAGCACCAATACACGACTGCACGAGTACTACCTACAGCACGGCTTCCAACACGTCCGGACCTGCGACATACCCGGCCGCATGAGCGGGGCACTGTTCCAGAAGGATCTTCGGTCTTCCTGA
- a CDS encoding DUF6879 family protein — protein sequence MQPISGDERDALLSSYKHEALHLEMRDIYATDIERDRFSQWLRGEPLDPEEEAEWWRWWFELMDANMKAGKTMRRLRIVSEPVTDYIRFEWLDTGKLVEAGEEVRWLSRRMASTLLLPGNDFWLFDREAVSFTHFDGAGHVLDHDITQDPSIVNACLTAFESAWEMATPHNEFKPA from the coding sequence TTGCAGCCGATCTCAGGAGATGAGCGCGACGCGCTGCTGTCGTCGTACAAGCACGAGGCGCTTCACCTGGAAATGCGGGACATCTATGCCACCGACATCGAGCGAGACCGGTTCAGCCAGTGGCTCCGCGGAGAACCGCTAGACCCTGAAGAAGAGGCCGAGTGGTGGCGCTGGTGGTTCGAGCTGATGGACGCCAACATGAAGGCCGGCAAGACGATGCGCCGTCTTCGCATCGTGTCCGAGCCGGTCACCGACTACATCCGTTTCGAATGGCTGGACACCGGCAAGCTGGTAGAGGCCGGCGAAGAGGTCCGGTGGCTGTCTCGCCGGATGGCTAGCACGCTTCTGCTGCCAGGCAACGACTTCTGGCTGTTCGACCGCGAAGCGGTTAGCTTCACCCACTTCGACGGCGCCGGCCACGTCCTAGACCACGACATCACTCAGGACCCGAGCATCGTCAACGCGTGCCTCACAGCGTTCGAGAGCGCGTGGGAGATGGCCACTCCACACAACGAGTTCAAACCTGCCTGA
- a CDS encoding AAA family ATPase translates to MPKDDALRELFEALAATSDRLTFTATTSTALAKELGTKLALSRNPVYVFTVTEDSGDKFTCVAFTLTLDGNKRPATRAEAFGKSLAESGGRLFDFNPFLLVHDYAGDRLLAVSAIELFGAFAEHASGTALSYSGSSSFSLTPNFQRRTIFMYAEVREPTVWAASTAAEDLSEENLVGFLRRVSQETTAKSNEIGGIVQAIENRLASLPSQAGPGDSIDSEQVPQAVQFEYAQVEARDEAVQIEDRIWRMILAAISSSAAVILVGPPGTGKSALVRKAVGIISTKLQSDGLPGVRSPLWATPDESWTSRELIGGETVAEGDIVFRPGWVLRAIAENRWLVLDEANRGDLDRIFGALLTWLAGGNVVVGVESSAEDARLIELGWTRGGSHVETVDGDGDRPGAIRYLAGEDWKLLGTYNALDSQRVFRIGAALGRRFARVPIPPIAPHLFERVLEDHAGDLDATLLTKISLLYDAHYQEEITRLGPALFLGMCNYLRAALHADRPPFPGVDDRPESTVLHANVSVADPAQDISVAEGDAVGDPARATGGQGHGILAGAMDSSLSEAYVLNLGTLLAQLEEEDFEQLIYRVRESTALPEKEIEWVSVMIRALA, encoded by the coding sequence ATGCCGAAGGATGACGCCTTACGAGAGTTGTTCGAAGCCCTAGCGGCCACATCGGATAGGCTCACCTTCACGGCGACCACGTCGACCGCGCTCGCGAAGGAATTAGGAACAAAGCTCGCGCTTTCGCGCAACCCAGTTTACGTCTTCACTGTCACCGAGGATTCTGGTGACAAATTCACCTGCGTCGCGTTCACGCTCACGCTAGACGGCAACAAGCGTCCTGCGACTCGAGCGGAAGCGTTCGGGAAGAGCCTGGCAGAGTCCGGAGGCCGGCTATTCGACTTCAATCCGTTCCTGCTGGTCCATGACTACGCTGGAGACAGGCTGCTGGCCGTGTCGGCGATCGAACTTTTCGGCGCATTTGCAGAACACGCCTCTGGTACGGCTCTATCCTACTCAGGCTCATCATCTTTCTCCCTGACGCCGAATTTCCAGCGCCGCACGATCTTCATGTATGCAGAAGTCCGTGAGCCGACGGTTTGGGCCGCATCTACGGCAGCGGAAGACCTGTCTGAGGAAAATCTCGTTGGATTCTTGCGTCGAGTTTCCCAGGAAACAACTGCGAAGAGTAATGAGATAGGTGGAATTGTACAGGCGATTGAGAACCGCCTCGCCTCTCTGCCTAGTCAAGCAGGGCCCGGCGACTCGATCGATAGTGAGCAGGTGCCGCAGGCTGTTCAATTTGAGTATGCGCAAGTAGAGGCCAGAGACGAAGCAGTACAGATCGAGGATCGGATCTGGCGAATGATCCTCGCTGCGATCTCATCCTCCGCCGCAGTGATTCTTGTTGGTCCGCCGGGCACGGGCAAGTCCGCGCTTGTTCGGAAGGCCGTTGGCATTATCAGTACCAAGCTTCAGTCCGACGGGCTGCCGGGGGTCCGATCGCCGCTGTGGGCAACGCCAGACGAAAGCTGGACGTCCCGCGAACTGATCGGTGGAGAGACCGTAGCCGAGGGCGATATCGTGTTTCGCCCTGGCTGGGTACTGCGGGCTATCGCCGAGAATCGATGGCTCGTTCTGGACGAGGCTAATCGTGGAGACTTAGACCGAATCTTCGGCGCGCTGCTAACTTGGCTGGCCGGTGGAAACGTGGTCGTTGGTGTTGAGTCGTCGGCAGAGGATGCGAGGCTAATTGAATTGGGGTGGACCCGCGGAGGGTCTCACGTCGAAACGGTCGATGGAGACGGCGACCGGCCAGGAGCGATCAGGTATTTAGCAGGTGAGGATTGGAAGCTGCTGGGCACGTATAACGCACTCGATTCTCAGCGGGTGTTCCGCATTGGTGCAGCGCTTGGCCGGCGATTTGCGCGTGTGCCCATCCCGCCGATTGCACCCCATCTTTTTGAGCGAGTCTTAGAGGATCATGCTGGCGACCTCGACGCTACGCTTCTGACTAAGATTAGCCTCCTATACGATGCCCACTATCAGGAAGAAATCACGAGACTTGGCCCGGCTCTTTTTCTGGGAATGTGCAACTACCTGCGGGCCGCGCTCCACGCGGATCGGCCACCTTTTCCTGGAGTTGACGACCGACCAGAATCTACGGTGCTGCACGCTAATGTGTCCGTGGCCGATCCTGCACAAGATATCTCTGTCGCTGAAGGCGACGCTGTTGGCGATCCCGCGAGAGCGACGGGCGGGCAGGGTCATGGCATTCTAGCTGGCGCCATGGACTCTAGCCTCAGTGAGGCTTATGTTCTGAATTTGGGCACGCTCTTGGCTCAACTGGAGGAAGAAGATTTCGAACAGCTTATCTATCGGGTGCGGGAATCGACGGCTCTGCCGGAGAAGGAGATTGAATGGGTGAGCGTGATGATAAGGGCGCTGGCCTGA
- a CDS encoding GntR family transcriptional regulator, giving the protein MPETLQERVARLIRDSLGEPGSPLPSEAELVTRYGASRNTVRAALSALEAEGLITSSQGRTRRVREINRWEWKMAEWEKAHNNDGDAWANTIKAQGGTPKNDLQILTIQAPAHVAAALEIPEGTTIQARNRLRWVNDEPHQLSDSYFPPFVTDGNELFWNPSDLGVQGGLLAATGHKQARWHDTLTARMPTSEEAQRLMMAPGTPLLVHTRVGYDEEHRPVRYMVSRMAADRVEVSYDLDA; this is encoded by the coding sequence ATGCCGGAGACGTTGCAAGAGCGGGTGGCCCGCCTGATCCGAGACTCGCTAGGCGAGCCGGGGTCGCCCCTGCCCAGCGAAGCCGAGCTCGTCACCCGCTACGGCGCGAGTCGAAACACCGTTCGGGCAGCGCTCTCAGCGCTGGAGGCTGAAGGGCTGATCACCAGCAGCCAGGGCCGGACTCGCCGTGTACGCGAGATCAACCGGTGGGAATGGAAGATGGCCGAGTGGGAGAAGGCCCACAACAACGATGGCGACGCTTGGGCCAACACGATCAAGGCCCAAGGCGGGACGCCGAAGAACGATCTGCAGATCCTCACGATCCAAGCGCCGGCGCACGTAGCGGCAGCACTGGAGATCCCCGAGGGAACCACGATCCAAGCCCGGAACAGATTGCGCTGGGTGAACGATGAGCCTCACCAGCTGAGCGATTCCTACTTCCCACCGTTCGTCACCGACGGGAACGAACTGTTCTGGAACCCAAGTGACCTCGGCGTACAGGGCGGCCTGCTGGCGGCGACTGGACACAAGCAGGCTCGCTGGCACGACACCCTGACGGCTCGAATGCCGACCAGCGAAGAGGCGCAGCGACTCATGATGGCACCTGGCACACCTCTACTGGTCCATACCCGAGTCGGCTACGACGAGGAGCACCGACCGGTTCGCTACATGGTCTCGCGCATGGCGGCCGACCGTGTCGAGGTCTCGTACGACCTGGATGCCTGA